In a single window of the Anaerocolumna cellulosilytica genome:
- a CDS encoding phosphotransferase, with translation MKILNSTLENLFCIGTEDITISRCSNGDVNSSYIASYRDKKYFVKIQDKMNLPDLYENQIEREVIGAALCENQEIPCPKILYYNLDEKFIITEYMDYELLGNLWNLFNSEEKKYVKNQTLRIIEKMNRMESDYFGGIYKSGKIKRFSQWTDSYKNIVEIALGDCLRYGSIAINECNIITDKVNENCRKLNQTAQPKAVFSHLDLHWNNIFIDKNTKQIKGVFDFGSALYTPDYMGYFRLDGGFLYGTDSFYHKETICPVEINENEYQCAELLNTLDYFTFLSYKNLNYEREKQILLK, from the coding sequence ATGAAAATTCTTAATAGTACGCTTGAAAACTTATTTTGTATAGGTACTGAAGACATAACCATTAGCCGATGTAGCAATGGGGATGTTAATTCCTCTTATATAGCAAGTTATAGAGACAAAAAATATTTTGTTAAAATCCAAGATAAAATGAATCTTCCGGATTTGTATGAAAATCAAATAGAACGAGAAGTAATAGGTGCTGCTTTATGTGAAAACCAGGAGATACCTTGTCCGAAAATTCTTTATTATAATTTGGATGAAAAATTCATTATAACAGAATATATGGATTATGAATTGCTAGGGAACTTATGGAACTTGTTCAATAGTGAGGAAAAGAAATATGTAAAAAATCAAACCTTGAGAATAATTGAAAAGATGAATCGCATGGAATCAGATTACTTTGGAGGGATATATAAAAGTGGGAAAATAAAACGGTTTAGTCAGTGGACTGATTCATACAAAAACATTGTAGAAATAGCCTTAGGTGACTGCTTGCGTTATGGAAGTATAGCAATAAATGAATGTAACATTATAACAGATAAAGTAAATGAAAATTGTAGAAAATTAAATCAAACTGCGCAGCCTAAAGCTGTGTTTTCACACCTAGATTTGCATTGGAATAATATTTTTATTGATAAAAATACGAAACAAATTAAGGGAGTTTTTGACTTTGGAAGCGCTTTATATACCCCTGATTATATGGGGTATTTCCGTCTAGATGGAGGATTTCTTTATGGTACTGATTCTTTTTATCACAAAGAAACCATTTGTCCTGTAGAAATTAATGAAAATGAATATCAATGTGCAGAATTACTAAACACGTTAGATTATTTTACTTTTCTTTCCTATAAGAATCTGAATTACGAAAGGGAAAAGCAAATTTTATTAAAATAA
- a CDS encoding GNAT family N-acetyltransferase has protein sequence MAIEIRKLTPDLAEEYVNFFDITPHDDNVDEHKCYCVCWSNDDYKCKDFSTAEKRRELAFQYVKENNIQGYLAYNDGVVVGWCNANTKSDCVKCASWQRFMSYVPLEESNTDIKVKSVFCFMIAPTMKRQGIATLLLERVCKDAVQDGFDFVEAYPYKESSYQSSDFGGYFELYKKLGFQVSLETEQGLVLRKQLMYTV, from the coding sequence ATGGCTATTGAAATACGAAAGTTGACACCAGATCTTGCAGAAGAATATGTAAACTTTTTTGATATTACGCCACACGATGATAACGTGGATGAACATAAATGTTACTGTGTGTGTTGGAGTAACGATGATTATAAGTGCAAAGACTTTTCAACAGCAGAGAAAAGAAGAGAGTTAGCCTTTCAATATGTGAAAGAAAATAATATTCAAGGTTATCTTGCCTATAATGACGGCGTGGTGGTCGGATGGTGTAACGCCAATACGAAATCTGATTGCGTGAAATGTGCTAGCTGGCAAAGATTTATGTCCTATGTGCCCTTAGAGGAATCTAACACAGATATAAAGGTGAAATCCGTATTCTGCTTTATGATTGCACCGACAATGAAAAGACAAGGGATTGCCACGCTGCTGTTGGAGCGTGTATGTAAGGATGCAGTTCAAGATGGATTCGACTTTGTGGAGGCATACCCGTATAAAGAATCTAGTTATCAATCATCAGATTTCGGCGGATATTTTGAGTTGTATAAAAAATTAGGATTCCAAGTGTCTTTAGAAACGGAACAAGGACTTGTTTTGAGAAAACAGTTAATGTACACTGTTTAA
- a CDS encoding cysteine hydrolase family protein has translation MKYDALIIVDMQTALVEAGPYNREVVIENIKAVLNSCRNSLIPVIYIQHDGGQGDELEHGSIGWTIYSDISPMADEKIFDKQYNSAFRKTGLHSYLQEIGAKNIILCGMQTEYCLDATCKVAFEYGYNVTIPRSTTTTFDNNFASGKDLTEYYENQIWKNRYAQIISIEQVV, from the coding sequence ATGAAATACGATGCATTAATTATTGTTGATATGCAGACCGCTTTGGTGGAAGCAGGGCCTTACAATAGGGAAGTTGTGATAGAAAATATAAAAGCAGTATTAAATTCTTGTAGAAATAGTCTAATCCCTGTTATTTATATCCAGCACGATGGCGGTCAAGGTGATGAACTGGAGCATGGAAGCATCGGATGGACTATATACAGTGACATTAGTCCAATGGCAGATGAAAAAATATTTGACAAGCAGTATAATAGCGCATTTAGAAAAACAGGGCTGCATTCCTATCTTCAGGAGATAGGTGCAAAAAATATCATATTATGCGGTATGCAGACGGAGTACTGTTTGGATGCCACCTGTAAAGTGGCTTTTGAATATGGATACAATGTAACCATACCACGTTCAACCACAACTACATTTGATAATAATTTTGCTAGTGGTAAGGATTTAACAGAATATTATGAAAATCAAATATGGAAGAACCGCTATGCGCAAATTATTAGTATAGAACAGGTCGTGTAA
- a CDS encoding HD domain-containing protein → MTYIEKTEEFLRKTFEDSNYFVLNQSEKNYRLEHSYRVANIVKKIAQKEGLDEEGLVIAGLLHDISYCDKFDNEEDWKNHGRKSARIARRFLEEIGMDSNRIQEICYGIAIHVDDEADFEGKKTPFSISVGDADNIDRFDVYRIYETLQVDKFSEMGLLEKREYVTNKVGRLGKLMEVNFGTSTAKDLWCSNLMYQKEFFEKLLSQLEHSGTILYELVI, encoded by the coding sequence ATGACGTATATTGAGAAGACGGAAGAATTTTTAAGGAAAACATTTGAGGATAGTAATTATTTTGTACTAAATCAGTCTGAAAAGAACTATCGTTTGGAACACTCCTATCGCGTAGCTAACATTGTGAAAAAAATAGCACAGAAGGAAGGTCTGGACGAGGAAGGTCTAGTAATCGCTGGTTTGCTTCATGATATTTCATATTGCGACAAATTTGATAATGAAGAGGACTGGAAAAATCACGGCAGAAAATCTGCTCGTATTGCAAGGCGATTTCTGGAAGAAATAGGAATGGACTCAAATCGTATACAAGAAATTTGCTATGGCATTGCGATACACGTTGATGACGAAGCAGATTTTGAAGGAAAGAAAACGCCGTTTTCAATTAGTGTAGGGGACGCAGATAATATTGATCGTTTTGATGTTTACCGCATTTATGAAACATTACAGGTCGACAAATTCAGCGAGATGGGTTTACTGGAAAAGAGGGAGTATGTCACTAATAAAGTGGGTCGGCTTGGCAAACTCATGGAGGTAAATTTTGGTACTTCAACAGCAAAAGATTTGTGGTGTTCTAATCTTATGTATCAAAAAGAATTTTTTGAAAAGTTACTGTCTCAGTTAGAACACAGTGGTACAATCCTATATGAATTAGTTATTTAG
- a CDS encoding class I SAM-dependent methyltransferase: protein MENRLQIIAESYNRSIEFGRQGINLYEKLPDYIINDPDFPAYQKLNLSGELSGSEIKEIYNYLLPNKNMKFIDLGCCLNLRFKGYDKWPSTYYGIDISSKTIELLTEFATANNLQIGSLHCGSIHKMPFKDNMFDIGACIGVLEYFEKDYVAKAIVEAHRVIKPYGKFVLDIPNLGTPVCRIMMLIEEHMGRTDKFNMSPQEFEELIQGYFEIEKAIEVDSGGMIEYYLRCKK from the coding sequence ATGGAAAATAGGCTGCAAATAATTGCAGAATCTTATAATAGAAGTATTGAATTTGGGAGGCAGGGAATTAACTTATACGAGAAGCTTCCAGATTATATAATAAATGATCCTGACTTTCCCGCATATCAAAAATTAAACTTAAGCGGCGAGCTGTCAGGTAGTGAAATAAAAGAAATTTACAACTATCTATTGCCTAACAAAAATATGAAATTTATTGACCTTGGATGTTGTCTGAATCTAAGGTTTAAAGGATATGATAAATGGCCCTCAACATATTACGGGATTGATATAAGTAGTAAAACGATTGAGCTTCTTACTGAGTTTGCTACTGCCAATAATCTACAGATTGGCTCACTTCATTGTGGAAGTATACATAAAATGCCATTTAAAGATAATATGTTTGATATAGGAGCATGTATCGGCGTGCTTGAATACTTTGAAAAAGATTACGTTGCCAAAGCAATTGTTGAAGCACACCGAGTTATAAAGCCATACGGAAAATTCGTTCTAGATATACCCAACCTTGGAACCCCTGTATGTAGAATTATGATGTTAATTGAGGAGCATATGGGCAGGACTGACAAATTTAATATGTCACCTCAAGAGTTTGAAGAGTTGATTCAAGGCTACTTTGAAATAGAAAAAGCAATAGAAGTTGATTCTGGAGGTATGATTGAATATTATCTAAGGTGTAAAAAATAA
- a CDS encoding Y-family DNA polymerase translates to MKNRTYISIDLKSFYASVECIERGHDPLTTNLVVADASRTEKTICLAVSPSLKAYGIPGRARLFEVIQKVKEVNAVRLQNVPERAFSSASFIDTEVKSSPSLSLDFIVAPPRMAYYIEYSTLIYNVYLKYIAPEDIHVYSIDEVFLDATDYLHSYKLSARELAKKMILDVLKTTGITATAGIGTNLYLSKIAMDIQAKHISADNDGMRIAELDEMSYRQLLWSHQPLTDFWRIGKGYAKKLEEKGLFTMGDIARCSLGRPNDYYNEDLLYKLFGINAELLIDHAWGWEPCTIAEVKAYKPSSNSIGSGQVLHSAYTFDKAKLIVREMTDLLVLDLVDKRLMTDQLVLTVGYDIDNLTNQKRKKSYQGEVTTDHYGRTIPKAAHGSINLGRQTSSTKRILDAVTELFERIVDKNLLIRRINITANHVINEATVEKEDNFEQLNLFTDYTAMYAEKKDEDAELTREKKIQLAMLEIKKKHGKNAILKGMNLEEGATTVERNRQIGGHKA, encoded by the coding sequence ATGAAGAATAGAACCTATATTTCAATTGACTTAAAATCTTTCTATGCTTCGGTTGAGTGTATAGAACGAGGACATGACCCATTGACAACTAACCTTGTTGTTGCTGATGCAAGCCGTACCGAAAAAACAATCTGCCTTGCTGTCTCTCCTTCCCTCAAAGCTTACGGTATTCCCGGTCGAGCGAGACTATTTGAAGTCATACAAAAGGTCAAGGAGGTAAATGCAGTACGTCTACAAAATGTGCCAGAACGAGCGTTTTCCAGTGCTTCCTTCATCGATACGGAAGTGAAATCCTCACCGAGTCTATCACTGGATTTCATTGTTGCCCCACCGAGGATGGCTTATTATATAGAGTACAGTACTCTGATTTACAATGTTTATTTGAAGTACATTGCACCCGAAGATATTCACGTCTATTCTATTGACGAGGTATTTCTTGATGCCACCGATTATCTGCATTCTTACAAACTCTCAGCTCGTGAGCTTGCCAAAAAAATGATTCTGGATGTACTCAAAACAACTGGTATTACAGCGACGGCAGGAATTGGCACAAACCTGTACCTTAGCAAGATTGCCATGGATATTCAGGCAAAGCATATATCTGCTGACAACGACGGTATGCGGATTGCCGAGCTGGACGAAATGAGTTACCGACAACTCCTATGGTCACATCAACCTCTAACGGACTTTTGGCGCATTGGAAAAGGATATGCCAAGAAACTGGAAGAAAAAGGTCTGTTTACAATGGGAGATATTGCAAGATGCTCACTTGGTAGACCTAACGACTACTACAACGAGGATTTATTATATAAGCTCTTTGGTATCAACGCTGAGCTACTGATTGACCATGCGTGGGGGTGGGAACCATGTACAATTGCTGAGGTTAAAGCGTATAAGCCAAGTTCAAACAGTATTGGCTCAGGGCAGGTGTTGCACAGTGCCTATACGTTTGACAAAGCGAAGTTGATTGTGCGGGAGATGACTGACCTCTTGGTACTTGATTTGGTGGATAAAAGGCTTATGACTGACCAGCTTGTTTTGACTGTTGGATATGATATCGATAATCTGACAAACCAGAAGCGAAAGAAATCATATCAAGGGGAGGTCACTACTGACCACTACGGGCGTACCATTCCAAAAGCCGCACATGGGTCAATCAATCTTGGCAGACAGACCTCCTCAACAAAGCGAATCCTTGATGCCGTCACAGAGCTGTTTGAACGCATCGTTGATAAAAACCTTCTGATCAGAAGGATTAATATCACAGCGAATCATGTTATTAATGAGGCAACGGTTGAAAAGGAGGACAATTTTGAACAGCTTAATCTTTTTACGGATTACACGGCTATGTATGCAGAAAAAAAGGATGAAGATGCTGAACTTACACGAGAAAAAAAGATTCAGCTAGCGATGCTGGAAATAAAAAAGAAACACGGCAAGAACGCGATTCTAAAGGGGATGAATCTGGAGGAAGGCGCTACAACAGTAGAACGGAATAGGCAGATTGGAGGGCATAAAGCATGA
- a CDS encoding DUF3781 domain-containing protein, which produces MVNKMNDSNKSELILNLDKLHTTDLGMVRIKRNLSLEVDDVVNWCREKIQCSTAFITRRGKNWYVNVDNCEITVNAYSYTIITAHKKHD; this is translated from the coding sequence ATGGTTAACAAAATGAATGATAGCAATAAAAGTGAACTGATTTTAAACTTAGATAAATTACATACAACTGATTTAGGAATGGTACGAATAAAGAGAAATCTTTCTTTAGAGGTGGATGATGTTGTTAACTGGTGCAGAGAGAAAATACAATGTTCTACTGCTTTTATAACTAGAAGAGGAAAGAACTGGTATGTAAATGTAGATAACTGTGAAATAACGGTAAATGCATATAGCTACACAATAATCACAGCTCATAAGAAGCATGACTGA
- a CDS encoding class I SAM-dependent methyltransferase, whose product MNYMGDSAWWNKRFQNRELNIIHHEKYLEEDIKKFPKEGKILDIACGDGRNSIYLARLGYVVHAIDFSEEALTRLNYFSTIENLDIKATLVDLSINDIFVSFDKYEAIIINHYKLNSQLYKSLMNHINEGGILWVNGFREVPKSNPNITETDILSETDFITLDNYMLESKILYESGSSKFCRYMWRK is encoded by the coding sequence ATGAATTACATGGGAGATTCTGCATGGTGGAATAAACGATTCCAAAATAGAGAATTAAATATTATACATCATGAAAAATATTTGGAAGAAGATATTAAGAAGTTTCCTAAAGAAGGTAAAATATTAGATATTGCATGTGGTGATGGAAGGAATTCAATTTATTTAGCACGATTAGGATATGTTGTTCATGCTATTGATTTTAGTGAGGAAGCCTTAACCAGGCTAAACTACTTTTCTACAATAGAAAATCTCGATATTAAAGCTACATTAGTCGATTTATCAATAAATGATATATTCGTGAGTTTTGATAAATATGAAGCAATTATTATCAACCACTATAAATTAAATTCGCAATTATATAAAAGCTTAATGAATCATATCAACGAAGGTGGTATTCTATGGGTTAATGGATTTCGGGAAGTACCAAAAAGTAATCCTAATATTACAGAAACAGATATCTTGTCAGAAACAGATTTCATTACTTTAGATAATTATATGCTTGAGAGCAAAATATTATATGAATCAGGTTCAAGTAAGTTTTGTAGATATATGTGGAGAAAGTAA
- a CDS encoding DUF3788 family protein, whose translation MLTEVPSTEVLLSHLGSTAITAWNAICDFIDQNYNMELFWDNGGKYGKYVLRFKKSGKTLCTLYVKDKQFECWIILGKTERDKFELERNNFMEEIQTIYDATHVYHDGKWVMLEVPDIHLVEDIKKLILIKKKPNKK comes from the coding sequence ATGCTAACAGAGGTTCCGTCCACTGAGGTATTGTTAAGTCACTTGGGAAGCACAGCTATTACTGCATGGAATGCAATTTGTGATTTCATTGACCAAAATTATAATATGGAATTATTTTGGGACAATGGTGGAAAATATGGGAAATATGTGTTAAGATTTAAAAAATCAGGTAAAACTCTTTGTACTTTATATGTCAAGGACAAGCAATTTGAGTGTTGGATTATCCTGGGAAAAACCGAGCGTGATAAATTTGAACTAGAAAGAAATAATTTTATGGAAGAAATTCAAACTATTTATGATGCTACCCATGTTTATCATGATGGGAAATGGGTCATGTTAGAAGTCCCGGATATTCATCTTGTTGAAGATATTAAAAAGTTAATATTAATCAAAAAGAAGCCTAATAAAAAATAA
- a CDS encoding phosphotransferase enzyme family protein: MYQELIEEVLVKYDMLGAKTNLIRHNENMTYQVADKYLLRIHKHVEGFSTGSIYDGLKRIELYKEELTFITHLKTQGMNVQVPIPNKMGELVTLLADGTPATMLTWIPGRTIDKSELSPEVCYRIGEMIAKLHQASRNFQRAQGLQYDDRLCGQLIYKLNKLESKGVLDAESTRIMVSALDVIAEEMRVTKQDAILVHADLSLSNILITESALIPIDFSLFGYCHPMMDIAAMYCNVNGIENRSAIAAGYRALGGTIEFHTLDCCFALNILLGVILHCDSWTSQDWFSDRLARWCNETFGPIGEGKSLISPDFYMLNAR, translated from the coding sequence ATGTACCAAGAGTTGATAGAAGAAGTTCTTGTAAAGTATGATATGTTAGGAGCGAAGACTAACCTGATACGTCATAACGAAAATATGACATATCAGGTTGCTGACAAATATCTGCTTCGGATACATAAGCATGTGGAAGGCTTTAGTACTGGTTCAATATACGATGGACTAAAGCGTATAGAACTTTACAAAGAAGAACTTACATTTATTACGCATTTAAAAACACAGGGTATGAATGTTCAAGTGCCTATACCGAATAAAATGGGTGAACTTGTGACACTCTTGGCTGATGGGACTCCGGCGACAATGTTGACTTGGATTCCGGGTCGTACAATTGACAAAAGTGAGCTATCGCCGGAAGTATGTTACCGGATAGGAGAAATGATTGCAAAACTGCATCAGGCATCAAGGAACTTTCAAAGGGCTCAGGGACTTCAATATGATGACAGGTTGTGCGGTCAGTTGATATATAAGTTAAATAAGTTGGAGAGCAAGGGTGTTCTGGATGCTGAAAGCACTCGTATCATGGTAAGTGCTCTTGATGTGATTGCTGAAGAGATGCGGGTAACGAAACAGGATGCAATTCTTGTACATGCAGATCTCTCACTTTCTAATATATTGATTACAGAATCTGCACTTATACCAATTGATTTCTCTCTTTTTGGTTATTGCCATCCAATGATGGATATAGCTGCCATGTATTGTAATGTAAATGGAATTGAGAACAGAAGTGCCATAGCAGCTGGATACAGAGCTTTAGGCGGCACGATTGAATTCCATACACTTGACTGTTGCTTTGCGCTGAATATATTACTGGGTGTTATATTGCACTGTGATAGCTGGACAAGTCAGGATTGGTTTTCAGACAGGCTTGCACGTTGGTGCAATGAAACCTTTGGGCCTATTGGAGAAGGAAAATCTTTGATTTCACCTGATTTTTATATGCTCAATGCAAGATAA
- a CDS encoding flavin reductase family protein — translation MKKEYSAMPESMKKMETYGFSWMDFVTAIPSPLFVVTSYKSNGKPNACLQSWACFNGSSSGFYAILSSVNKSGHMYQTIKETGEAVLNFPSVDIYEKCTATITNNGFDNDEITLSGLTAEEAAKVHAPRIKECFLNLECRYLWEREMKDGDTHVLMCLEVVNICVDEVHLDEIIQGRYGEMGYLYNIHYPINPENFAGKSHDWIGILKKSKDMGEY, via the coding sequence ATGAAAAAAGAATATTCAGCTATGCCAGAGTCCATGAAAAAGATGGAAACCTATGGCTTTTCATGGATGGATTTTGTAACTGCAATACCGTCACCATTATTTGTAGTTACTTCCTATAAATCGAACGGTAAGCCTAATGCTTGTCTGCAATCGTGGGCATGCTTTAATGGCAGTTCCAGCGGCTTCTATGCAATTCTCTCAAGTGTAAATAAGTCTGGTCACATGTATCAAACAATAAAAGAAACCGGAGAAGCAGTACTGAATTTTCCCTCTGTTGATATTTATGAAAAATGCACAGCAACAATTACTAACAACGGATTTGATAATGATGAAATAACATTATCAGGCCTTACGGCAGAAGAGGCTGCGAAAGTTCATGCACCACGTATCAAAGAATGTTTTCTAAATCTTGAATGCCGCTATCTTTGGGAACGTGAGATGAAAGATGGAGATACACACGTTTTAATGTGTTTAGAAGTTGTTAATATATGTGTAGATGAAGTACATTTAGACGAAATTATTCAAGGAAGATATGGGGAGATGGGATACCTTTACAATATACATTATCCTATAAATCCGGAAAATTTTGCGGGCAAATCACATGATTGGATAGGAATATTAAAAAAGTCAAAGGATATGGGTGAATATTAA
- a CDS encoding GNAT family N-acetyltransferase: MTNEDIIKIAMEQSAFDSNCILDDFLRTENKVVISNKNPNARKYLELPFSCDLTSYGNNIVASVSDNLVEIVSEYINKYPAYHCFETPNLHILIDKLKPFDLNICFMAEYFLPDVNALKPLPCKFETKVLEPGQLSAYYLPKWSNALCEKRKQLDILAVGAFDNGELIGLAGCSADCNTMWQIGIDVLPEYRKQGIASSLTSKLANEIIKRGKVPFYCCAWSNLKSVRNAIKSGFRPAWVQVTAKKNDFVAKMNV; the protein is encoded by the coding sequence ATGACGAACGAAGATATAATAAAGATTGCCATGGAACAATCTGCTTTTGACAGCAATTGTATCTTAGATGATTTTTTAAGGACAGAAAACAAAGTAGTAATTTCTAATAAAAATCCTAATGCCAGAAAATATTTGGAACTGCCGTTTTCCTGTGACTTAACCTCTTATGGCAATAATATAGTAGCATCTGTATCAGATAATTTAGTGGAAATAGTAAGTGAATATATAAACAAATATCCTGCCTATCATTGCTTCGAAACTCCTAATCTACATATATTAATTGACAAATTGAAGCCTTTTGATTTGAACATTTGCTTTATGGCGGAATATTTTTTACCAGATGTTAATGCCTTGAAGCCCCTTCCCTGTAAATTTGAAACAAAAGTACTGGAACCGGGACAGCTTTCTGCCTATTATTTACCGAAGTGGAGTAATGCTTTATGTGAAAAACGCAAGCAATTAGATATATTGGCTGTTGGTGCGTTTGATAACGGGGAGCTGATTGGTCTAGCAGGGTGTTCTGCCGACTGCAACACAATGTGGCAGATTGGGATAGATGTACTGCCGGAATATAGAAAACAAGGAATTGCTTCCAGCCTAACTAGTAAACTGGCCAATGAAATTATAAAGAGGGGTAAAGTTCCCTTTTATTGTTGTGCATGGTCTAATTTAAAATCTGTGCGAAATGCAATAAAAAGTGGATTTAGACCGGCTTGGGTGCAGGTTACAGCTAAAAAAAATGATTTTGTTGCTAAGATGAATGTGTAA
- a CDS encoding HAD family hydrolase yields MIKAIFFDLFFTLINPKYSRENEYDVLGISAAEWEKYAEDDVLYEERARGRVKSEKEIIDKIVRMMPYDLKDEQKQIILHRREERMKRALLEIDNKILACLRQLHKSNIKIGLISNADVIDTKYWYESPLAEFFDSVIFSCNIGMLKPEMGIYDVAMKRLHVLPEESVFVGDGGSNEMYGAKMAGMRTIFTEYLESKANSQKEQIMKYADYHVKNFDDILKYSC; encoded by the coding sequence ATGATAAAAGCTATTTTTTTTGATTTATTTTTCACGTTAATTAATCCGAAATATTCCCGCGAAAATGAATATGATGTCCTTGGCATATCAGCTGCCGAGTGGGAAAAATATGCTGAGGATGATGTATTATATGAAGAAAGAGCCAGAGGAAGGGTGAAAAGTGAAAAAGAGATAATTGACAAGATTGTTCGCATGATGCCGTATGATTTGAAAGATGAACAAAAGCAAATAATACTTCATAGACGTGAAGAACGTATGAAAAGAGCATTATTAGAAATTGATAATAAAATTCTTGCATGTTTAAGACAATTACATAAAAGTAACATCAAGATAGGACTTATAAGTAATGCAGATGTAATTGATACAAAATATTGGTATGAATCACCGTTAGCGGAGTTTTTTGACTCAGTTATATTTTCCTGTAATATAGGGATGTTAAAACCAGAAATGGGAATTTATGATGTGGCAATGAAACGCTTACATGTTTTACCAGAGGAAAGTGTTTTTGTGGGCGATGGTGGTTCCAATGAAATGTATGGAGCAAAAATGGCAGGTATGAGAACAATTTTTACAGAATATTTAGAGTCAAAGGCAAATAGCCAAAAAGAACAGATTATGAAGTACGCAGATTACCATGTTAAAAATTTTGACGATATACTAAAATATAGTTGTTAA
- a CDS encoding RtcB family protein, whose translation MNKITGKCNTAIIYTEVLEETARKQIQTLCNQEFIKESKIRIMPDVHAGAGCTIGTTMTITDKIVPNLVGVDIGCGMETIRIKNKHLELEKLDKLIYERIPSGFGIRETPHKYNEEIDLNQLRCLQTGKLNINRAQKSLGTLGGGNHFIEVNKDEEGNMYLIIHSGSRHLGLEIATFYQEEAYRSLHGNSQADIAQLIEEYKQAGREKEIEQAVESMKKELHMDIPKPLSYATGQLFEDYIHDMKIIQQFAMLNRKAMMCELIKGMKLKVEEEFTTIHNYIDTEQMILRKGAVSAKAGEQILIPINMRDGSLICIGKGNEEWNFSAPHGAGRLMSRSAAKNSFTVSEFKKVMKGIYTSSVNKETLDECPMAYKSMEDILSNIKETVELVKVIKPIYNFKAGAE comes from the coding sequence ATGAATAAAATAACAGGAAAATGCAATACAGCAATTATTTATACAGAAGTTTTAGAAGAAACGGCACGAAAACAAATTCAGACCTTGTGTAACCAGGAATTTATAAAGGAATCTAAAATACGGATAATGCCGGATGTCCATGCCGGTGCCGGTTGTACTATTGGCACAACAATGACAATAACTGATAAGATTGTACCAAATCTTGTTGGTGTTGATATTGGATGCGGTATGGAAACAATCAGAATTAAAAACAAACATCTTGAATTAGAAAAACTTGACAAATTAATATACGAAAGAATACCATCCGGTTTTGGTATACGTGAAACTCCCCATAAATATAATGAGGAGATTGATTTAAACCAGCTTAGATGTTTACAGACAGGTAAATTAAATATTAATAGGGCACAAAAAAGTTTAGGAACTCTAGGAGGTGGAAATCATTTTATAGAAGTGAATAAGGATGAGGAAGGAAACATGTATCTTATTATTCACTCTGGCAGCAGACATTTAGGATTAGAAATAGCCACTTTTTATCAAGAAGAAGCATATCGTTCTTTACATGGGAATTCTCAAGCTGATATAGCACAATTAATTGAGGAATACAAGCAGGCAGGGCGAGAAAAAGAGATTGAGCAGGCGGTAGAGAGCATGAAAAAGGAGTTGCATATGGATATACCTAAACCACTCTCATATGCAACCGGGCAACTTTTTGAAGATTATATTCATGACATGAAGATTATTCAGCAATTTGCCATGTTAAACCGGAAGGCTATGATGTGTGAATTAATAAAAGGCATGAAGTTAAAGGTGGAGGAGGAGTTTACCACGATTCACAACTATATAGATACTGAACAGATGATACTACGTAAAGGTGCAGTTTCAGCAAAAGCAGGGGAGCAAATATTAATTCCCATTAATATGAGGGACGGTTCACTTATTTGTATCGGAAAAGGAAACGAAGAATGGAATTTTTCTGCACCACATGGTGCTGGAAGATTAATGTCTAGAAGCGCAGCTAAGAATTCTTTTACAGTTTCGGAATTTAAAAAAGTAATGAAGGGAATTTATACATCCTCTGTCAATAAAGAAACTTTAGATGAATGTCCTATGGCATACAAAAGCATGGAGGATATTCTTAGTAATATAAAGGAAACCGTAGAGTTAGTAAAAGTAATTAAACCCATCTATAATTTTAAGGCCGGTGCGGAATAG